Below is a window of Cytobacillus firmus DNA.
GGCGGCTGTTCCAGCCACTTGTGTTTGATCATAATGTCTGCCCCGTCTTTGGCAAACTGGGCGATTTCCAAAGAAAGACGTTCATAATTCAGGATTAAATCACTTCTTTGGCTTGCGGAAGCTGCTGCTGAATAGTTTCCTGATCCCAATGTACTCAGAAACGCCATAAGCTGCATCATCAGCCGTTCTGAGAATGGTGATTCGTCGTTTCCCTTTACAGCATAATCGGCGGAATTAGGGGATTGTATATCATTGTCCAGCAATGTTGAACTAAGAACTTTCACATGTTTTTTTGAAATGTTCCTGCCCCGTTCCATATAGCTGATAATCTCTTTTGATTTGGCAGCCTGTGAGAAGCTGAGAGCGAGCATGGTTCCCACCATGTTGGTTTCCACATTAAAGGATAAATGGGCAATCTCAATCGCATTTAGTGGCCG
It encodes the following:
- a CDS encoding DUF3231 family protein gives rise to the protein MIDDKSYLSGLNPLKKPRPLNAIEIAHLSFNVETNMVGTMLALSFSQAAKSKEIISYMERGRNISKKHVKVLSSTLLDNDIQSPNSADYAVKGNDESPFSERLMMQLMAFLSTLGSGNYSAAASASQRSDLILNYERLSLEIAQFAKDGADIMIKHKWLEQPPGSPNRTDLARRQS